In Vicia villosa cultivar HV-30 ecotype Madison, WI unplaced genomic scaffold, Vvil1.0 ctg.002705F_1_1, whole genome shotgun sequence, a single genomic region encodes these proteins:
- the LOC131639597 gene encoding uncharacterized protein LOC131639597: MSMDTFSLGVIRPPPGSCDERGKRPKSDQDPKTEPESGSSSEPEPESETDSETERELEKERDRAFGWQSIPLEDLEVSDLSSRYEDHPYPFAYSCPKFTYVNKAMRKQEEDGKKALADYRESSRNISPYDVTDVPSFGNICGNNFPRPVTITVDRRQHFVHLSKLALDKYNHDNEGIKYEFEDVIKATRQFVPLITYYITFQAKTIHDGVENCPAATTFQARVWDRTPSSELPVVESCSIKT, translated from the coding sequence ATGTCGATGGATACTTTCTCGCTTGGCGTGATACGACCGCCCCCTGGAAGCTGCGACGAAAGAGGGAAGCGGCCGAAATCAGATCAAGATCCGAAAACAGAACCGGAATCAGGATCAAGCTCGGAACCGGAACCGGAATCGGAAACAGATTCAGAAACGGAACGTGAATTAGAAAAAGAACGGGACAGGGCGTTTGGTTGGCAATCGATTCCATTAGAAGATCTGGAGGTTAGTGATCTGTCTAGTCGTTATGAAGATCACCCTTACCCTTTCGCTTATAGCTGTCCCAAATTTACGTACGTGAATAAAGCCATGAGAAAACAAGAAGAGGATGGTAAAAAGGCCCTTGCTGATTATCGGGAGAGTTCTCGTAACATAAGTCCCTATGATGTTACCGATGTTCCATCCTTTGGAAATATATGCGGCAATAACTTTCCCAGACCTGTTACCATTACCGTTGATCGGCGCCAGCATTTCGTTCATCTCTCCAAACTTGCATTGGACAAATACAACCATGACAATGAGGGTATCAAATATGAGTTTGAAGATGTTATCAAGGCAACCAGGCAATTTGTTCCTCTTATTACTTATTATATTACCTTTCAAGCAAAAACTATACATGATGGAGTTGAAAACTGTCCTGCTGCTACAACTTTTCAAGCCCGGGTGTGGGACAGGACGCCTTCATCGGAATTGCCTGTGGTTGAGTCTTGTTCCATTAAAACCTAA